A stretch of DNA from Alicyclobacillus acidocaldarius subsp. acidocaldarius Tc-4-1:
AAGCTGCCCTACAAGCGCATGCTGGTGCTGACGGGCGTCATGCTCGGGGTGGTGCTTCTCGTGATGGTGGGCGAACAGGTGCAGGAGATGCAGCTCGCGGGCTGGCTGCCATCTACGCCGCTCAACCTCGGTCTACCGGACTGGGCGGGGCTCTGGTTCTCCTTGTTCAACAATTTGCAGAGCATCGTCGCCCAGGCCCTGGCGGCCGTCATCGTCCTCGGCTCTTACTTCGGCGCCCAGTACCTCCGCGTCTGGCGCCCGCGCCGCGAAGCTGCTCGCGAGGCGCAGGCGCTCTCCGAATGAGCTCAAGCTCCGGCGGCTTCGCCCAAGCCAACACTCACGTCCAGCGCGTGGGTGCTTTTTTTTCGTGCAACCCCGCTTTGCCGAGCCGCCTCCGACGGGCTCCTTATGTTACCATGAGTTCAGAGAAAGCTAGGAGGGAGAGGCCATGTCCATTCGCTTTGCGTTTTTTGATATCGACGGCACGCTCATCGACGATCGGCGCCAGCTTTCGCCTCGCGTTGAGGAGGCCATCGCAGCGCTGAGGAGGCGAGGTGTCGAGACGGCCATCGCCACGGGACGGGCGCCGGACCAACTTCGGCCCATCGCCGAGCGTCTCGGATTTGATTCGTACGTGTGCTGCAACGGCGCTCTCGCCGTGTATCGCGGCGAAAAGGTGCTCGCGGCGCCTGTGCCGCGCGACGTAGTGGCCTCGTTCGTCGAACTCGCTGAATCGAGCGGCTTTTCCGTCGTGGTCGCCGGAGGCGAGGCGTGCTACGCCAATCGCCGCCATGACCCCGAAATCCGTGAGGCATACCGGTTCCTGGGCTTGCCGAGCGAGCCCGTCTACGATCCCGACGCGTGGAAGCGGGAAGACATCTATCAACTCTATCTCTTCTGCAAGCCGGGCCAGGAGTTTCCGTTTGTCGAAGCGTATCGCGATGCGCTTCGGTTCATACGGCCCCATCGCTTTTATCTCGATGTGTTTCCCGCAGGCGTGTCCAAAGCGACCGGTGTCGAGGCCATCTTGCGCCGCGCCGGCTGCAGCAAGGACGAGGTCGTGGCGTTTGGCGACAGTGAGAACGACGTCGAGATGCTGACGTACGTGGGCATGGGCGTCGCCATGGGAAATGCCGCCGAGTCGGCGAAACGCGCGGCCAAGCGGATCACGGGCTCCGTGGACGAGGGCGGCATCTTCGCCGCACTTGTCGATCTCGGCCTCATCGAAGGGCAGCCGGTGTCGTGATGGCCTCCGTTTCGGTCACCGCTGAACGACTACGATGGCCGTGGCGAGCGGGCGCTTGGGCGGCGTGAGATAACGCCCCTCATACCACAGTCCCACCGAGGAGCCCCCGTCCAGGTTCATCGCATCCCACAGGCCGAGCGCCTTGGCGATGGACGCCTCCTGCCACACGTTGGCCTCGTGGATCGTCAAAAAGATAAGGTGGCCCGCGCGGTCTGTCCCGACGACGGAGCGAAGGGTCTCCGCGTTCAGGATGTCGGCTGCGTTGAGTCCTTCAACGGACGGTTCGACGTCCACCCGCCCGTTGTGCAGGAGCATCGGGCCGGCGCCGATGGCGTTCGGATACGCGGAAAACGGTACTGGCCTTTCGCTCGGCAGCGCCAGCACGGTATCCGTCAATGTGGCCGGATCGCCGACGTGGACGCGCATGGCGATAGGCGTCTTCGCCTCGCCGGCCCCGAGCTCAATATCGTAGCCGTTGGACGGGATGGGGGTGATGCCTGCGTGAATCGCCGTCACTCTGCCGCGGACGACTTGCGCCACGAGGGCGCTCGGATCGCGCGTTTCGGGGCCGAAGTACGGGGTCAGTACGTCAACCCGCATGGGATTCGTGCTCGTCCGATTCAGGTACCAGGGCCACATCGCCGAGATGGAGCTTGACGGATCGTCCACGTCGAGGGACAGCGCTTCTGCCGCGCGCAGCATCGTGGTCTGGCCGTTAGGGCCGAAGCCAAGCAGCGTGCCGCGGGCGTTGAACACAAACGCGCCGTTGAGCTCGAGGGCACCGGCGGGAAAATTGTCGCCGCCGGCGTCGAAAAACGTGCCGTTGATAGCTGCAATGGCGTGATTTTGCGCTGCGATCTCGGCGAGCGACGCGGTCGTGCCCAGCCGGTTGTTGGCGATGGCGGGCATCGCTTCGACGCCCGGCGCGCGGAGATTGATCACCAACTCCTGCACGGCCTGACCGTTCACCGTGAGTGTGTGCGCCGAGATGGCGTTTGGCAAAGGCGCGGCATGGACGCTCACGGCGGGAATCGCCGCCCTCGTTGCATACGGCAGAGCATCGACGTGCAGTGGAACCAAACGTCATTCTCCTTTCGTGTTCTGGCGGGACGTGCATGGATTTGGAACGTATGGCTCATCTTGACCGAAAAGGGGCGTGGTCAAAGATGAAGGTGAGAAGCCTCTGCGCGTGGGGATGCGCGTTCACGGCGTCGCTCGCGCTCAGCGCGGGATGTGGCGCGGCCAAGCAATCAGGGACGCCCGGCACGCCGCGTCAGGCCGACCGCTTGCCGCAGGCGAGCACGTCGAGCTCCGGGGTCCAGAACCATCACATCTTGGTGGAACCCCTGCCTCAGGGCGTGAGGACCACGGCCGACCTGTACCATTGGCTTCTCGATCAGCGACTGGCGCAAATGGACAATCCAGCCCAGGGCGAAATCTGCCTCGATCCGTCGTGTCAAGTCGCGGCTACCGTGTTTTCCGGGCCGGCAAAAGGAAACGGTGGGGCGCTTGTCGCGTTGGTGGCCTTTCAGCCCAGGCCGGGTTGGCATGTCGTTTTGGGCCCGCTGCCGCAGGCGGACGATCCGCCGCGACAAGCGGAATCCCTCAACGTGCACCTCCGCAACTATCCGCGGGCGCAAGGCGTGTGCGTCGTGAGCGCAGGCGAGATCGACTGGTATTGGATCGAGGCAGGGCACCTACAGATCATGCGCCAGCCGAAGCTCTAACGAGGTCTGCGGCTGGCTTGTTGCTTCTTGTGACTAGACCCGCTTGTCTGCGAGCTGGACGAACTCGTCGAGATCGCGCAGGGCGAAGTCGATGGCGTTCTGCCAGAAGTCGGGCTTCGTCAAATCGGCGCCGATGTGCTTTTGCGCCAGGTCCTCGACGCGCATCCGGCCCGTATCGCGGAGCAGTTCGACGTACCGGCGGGAGAAGGCCTTGCCCTCCGCGGCCGCGATGGCGTGAATGCCGGAGGCAAACAGAAATCCAAACGTGTATGGGAAGTTGTAAAATGGCGTCCCGGTGATGTAGAAGTGGAGCTTTGACGCCCAGAAGTGCGGATGGTATCGCCGAAGCGATCCTCGGTACGCCTCCTGTTGTGCCTCCACCATGAGCTGGTTCAGCCGTTCGGTGGGCACGTAACCGCGCTTGCGCTCCTCGTAAAATCTTATCTCGAACAGGAAGCGGGCGTAAATGTTCATCAACATCGCAGCAGCGCGCTGCAGCTTGTCGTTCAACAGTTCAAGCCGTTCGGCTTCGTCAGAAGCGGTTCGAATCGCAGCGTCGGAGACGATGGCCTCCGCGAACGTCGAGGCCGTTTCCGCGACGTTCATCGCATACTGCGTCGCGAGGTAGGGGAGATCGCGCATCACGTGGTGATGATACGCGTGACCAATCTCGTGTGCGAGTGTCGCGACGTTGCCAGGCGTCCCCGAGAAGGTGACGAAGATCCGCGATTCGCCATGCAAAGGGAAGCTCGTACAGAATCCGCCTGGGCGCTTGCCTGGACGGTCTTCGGCCTCGATCCACTTCCGCTCGAAACAAGCGTCGGCAAACGCAGCCATCTCCGGGCTGAACGCGGCGAACTGATCCACGATGAACCTCCGCGCCTCATCGTACGAGATGGCCTGATGGTGCGCGCCGACCTGAAGTGGCGCGTCCACGTCGACGAATGACAGTTTTTCCACCCCAAGCAGCCGGGCCTTCGCGGCAAAGTAGGGGACAAGGCGTTCCTGATTGCGCGTCACGGCGTCCCACATGGCCTCCAGTGTATCTCGGGACATTCGGTTCATCTCGAGCGGCTCTTCTAAGACCGAGTGCCAGCCGCGCGCCTCGTACACCTGCAGCCGAAAGCCGGCTAGGTGATTCAGCGCATCGGCGCAGAGGTCAGCTTCGCGGGCCCAGCACGATTCCCACACATCGAAGAGCTGGTCGCGATGGCGCTGGGCCGCTTGGGTCATCCGGTTCGAGAGCTGGCCCATCGAGACCGTCTCCCGGCACCCCTCCATCTCGATGTCTGCGGCCATACGCCCGACAATCGTGTCATACAGCTCTCCCCACGCAACGTACCCGTCGGCCGACAGTCGTGCAATGAGCCGCTCCTGTTCCGCGGGCAATCGCCGCTTGGACCGCTCGATCCGCTCCTCAATCGCAAACGCGAGAGGCTTCAGCTCTGAATCGTCCCAGACTGCTTGGATGCTGCTTTCCCCGGCCTGCCGAAGCCGCTCATCCAACAGCGCCAGCGCGCTCGTGAGCGTGGACCGAATCCGGTTGACGCGCGTCTGCAGCTTCTTCGCCTCCGCGTCGTGCACGTTCTGGGCCGTCAGGCAGGACACGAACGCGCCCGCTTGCCGAAGCTGTTTGCTCAGATCCTGCATGGTGAGGATCATGGGCTTGAGCCCCATGTCGGGACTTTGCATGGCGCCTGGTGTGTTCTGCAGCACCATCGAGAAGGATGTGACATTGGTCTCCAAGTCGTCGAGAAAGTTTCGAAACGCAGGCGAATGGCTTCCCCCTGCGTACAGGGACTCGAGATCCCACCGCTGTTGTTCGCTCACGCGATCGCCTCCCATGACGAATTATACCGCTTGCTCCACCACATGAGCTTGCTTCCAGAGGCTCTCCTTTTGCATGTGCGCGTTCACCTCACGGCATGGACGATCTCGCCTCAATGCGCCACAATGGGCGGAGAGGCCATGAACGGGGAGGGGAGAGTCGGCGATGCAGCGCTGCAAGTGGGCGGGATCGAGAGAACTGTACGTGCGGTATCACGACGAGGAATGGGGCGTGCCCCAGTTTGACGATCGCGTCCTTTTCGAATTCCTGACGCTCGAAGCCGCGCAGGCGGGGCTGCAGTGGTATTTGATTTTGTCGCGCAGGGAAGCGTATCGACAGGCATTCGCGGATTTTCAGCCGGAGGTGGTGGCACGCTACGGGGAGGAGGATGTGGCACGCCTGTTGGCGCCCAACTCAGGGATCATTCGCAACCGGGCGAAGGTGGAAGCGGCCATTCACAATGCGCGGGTTTTTCTGGAGGTTCAGGATGCGCACGGTTCGTTTGCGCGCTGGTTGTGGCGATTCGTGGACGGCAAACCCGAAGTCCACGCCTTCGCGCGTGAAGAGGATGTGCCCGCCACGACCCCGCTCGCTAAGCGCGTGAGCCGAGAAATGCGTTCGCTCGGCTTCCGATTCGTGGGGCCCGTCATGGTCTATGCGTATCTGCAGGCTGTCGGCGTCGTCCTGGACCACGTCGTCGCGTGTTTCCGGTACGAGCCGCTCCGCGCCCTGGCGGAGTCCTTGAGACATGACGTCTGGTGACGCGGCGAGGTTTCGGGGACTCCCGTCCACGGCAACGTTTGACCAGCGGCCCACAAAAATGGTACTATAAAAATGCAAGTAAGTACCTTGGGGGGTATTCCGATGGCGACAATGACGTTGACAGACGCCAATTTCCGACAGGCGATTCAAGGCGATAAACCCGTGCTGGTGGATTTCTGGGCGGCGTGGTGCGGTCCTTGCCGCATGATGGCGCCGGTGCTCGAGGAATTCGCTGAGGCGCACGCCGACAAGGTGACCGTTGCGAAGCTGAACGTCGACGAGAACCCGGAGACCACCAGCCAGTTCGGCATCATGAGTATTCCGACGCTCATCCTGTTCAAGGGCGGCCGCCCTGTGAAACAGCTCATCGGGTATCAGCCGAAGGAGCAGCTTGAGGCGCAGCTTGCGGACGTCCTGCAGTGAGGGAGCGGCGGATCCGATGACATCCGAGGCGCAGCAGGACGCCAGCCTTGAACGGGCCACTTTCGCCGGCGGATGTTTCTGGTGCATGGTCAAGCCTTTCGACACGTGGCCGGGGGTCGTGTCCGTGGTCTCCGGCTACACCGGCGGCCATGTGCCGAATCCGACTTACGAACAGGTGTGTTCCGGGACCACGGGCCACGTGGAAGCCGTCCAGATCACGTATGATCCCCGCCAGATTACGTATCAGCAACTGCTGGACATCTTCTGGCGCCAGATCGATCCGACCGATCCCGGCGGGCAGTTCTACGATCGCGGCCCGTCTTACAAGACGGCAATCTTCTATCATACCGAAGAGCAACGCCGCCTGGCTGAGGCGTCGAAGGCCGCGTTGGAAGCGTCGGGCCGATTTCAGAAGCCGATTGTCACGGAAATCCGCCCTGCGGGGCCGTTCTACCCGGCGGAGGAGTACCACCAGGATTTCTATCGAAAACAACCGCTCCACTACGAGCGATATCGGCGCGCGTCAGGCCGAGATGCGTTTATTGCCGCGCACTGGGAGCGGGAATGACCCGTTCCGCGGCCTCGGCGCCTGGGGAAAGCACTGTCAAAAAGGCGCGATGGCCTTGCCAGACCGTGTGCACGGGGACGTGAAAAATGCGGGACAGCACGTCGTCCGTGAGCACGGCCTTTTTGTCTCCGCAGGCTGCGACGCGCCCGGCGTCGAGCGCGAGCACGTGCGTAATGGCGGGAATCATCTCGTCGATGTGGTGGGTGACGTACAGAAGTGCCGGCGCATCCGGGGCCTTTGCCATCGCGTTCAACGAGGTCAATAGCTCTTCCCGCGCACGCACGTCGAGTGCAGTACACGGCTCGTCGAGGATGAGGAGCGAAGGTTTGGCCATGAGTGCGCGCGAGATGAGGACGCGCTGTTTTTCACCTTGGGAAAGCGAGTGAAACGAGCTGTTGGCGAGGTGCTCAATCCCAAACTGCCGGGCCAGCGCGCGCGCCCGTTCCCAATGAGCTTGCGTCGGCCTTTCCCACAGGCCGATGGAGGAAAAGGCTCCGCTTGCGATCACGTTAAGTGCGGTG
This window harbors:
- a CDS encoding HAD family hydrolase, with translation MSIRFAFFDIDGTLIDDRRQLSPRVEEAIAALRRRGVETAIATGRAPDQLRPIAERLGFDSYVCCNGALAVYRGEKVLAAPVPRDVVASFVELAESSGFSVVVAGGEACYANRRHDPEIREAYRFLGLPSEPVYDPDAWKREDIYQLYLFCKPGQEFPFVEAYRDALRFIRPHRFYLDVFPAGVSKATGVEAILRRAGCSKDEVVAFGDSENDVEMLTYVGMGVAMGNAAESAKRAAKRITGSVDEGGIFAALVDLGLIEGQPVS
- a CDS encoding phosphodiester glycosidase family protein, yielding MVPLHVDALPYATRAAIPAVSVHAAPLPNAISAHTLTVNGQAVQELVINLRAPGVEAMPAIANNRLGTTASLAEIAAQNHAIAAINGTFFDAGGDNFPAGALELNGAFVFNARGTLLGFGPNGQTTMLRAAEALSLDVDDPSSSISAMWPWYLNRTSTNPMRVDVLTPYFGPETRDPSALVAQVVRGRVTAIHAGITPIPSNGYDIELGAGEAKTPIAMRVHVGDPATLTDTVLALPSERPVPFSAYPNAIGAGPMLLHNGRVDVEPSVEGLNAADILNAETLRSVVGTDRAGHLIFLTIHEANVWQEASIAKALGLWDAMNLDGGSSVGLWYEGRYLTPPKRPLATAIVVVQR
- a CDS encoding M3 family oligoendopeptidase; protein product: MGGDRVSEQQRWDLESLYAGGSHSPAFRNFLDDLETNVTSFSMVLQNTPGAMQSPDMGLKPMILTMQDLSKQLRQAGAFVSCLTAQNVHDAEAKKLQTRVNRIRSTLTSALALLDERLRQAGESSIQAVWDDSELKPLAFAIEERIERSKRRLPAEQERLIARLSADGYVAWGELYDTIVGRMAADIEMEGCRETVSMGQLSNRMTQAAQRHRDQLFDVWESCWAREADLCADALNHLAGFRLQVYEARGWHSVLEEPLEMNRMSRDTLEAMWDAVTRNQERLVPYFAAKARLLGVEKLSFVDVDAPLQVGAHHQAISYDEARRFIVDQFAAFSPEMAAFADACFERKWIEAEDRPGKRPGGFCTSFPLHGESRIFVTFSGTPGNVATLAHEIGHAYHHHVMRDLPYLATQYAMNVAETASTFAEAIVSDAAIRTASDEAERLELLNDKLQRAAAMLMNIYARFLFEIRFYEERKRGYVPTERLNQLMVEAQQEAYRGSLRRYHPHFWASKLHFYITGTPFYNFPYTFGFLFASGIHAIAAAEGKAFSRRYVELLRDTGRMRVEDLAQKHIGADLTKPDFWQNAIDFALRDLDEFVQLADKRV
- a CDS encoding DNA-3-methyladenine glycosylase I: MQRCKWAGSRELYVRYHDEEWGVPQFDDRVLFEFLTLEAAQAGLQWYLILSRREAYRQAFADFQPEVVARYGEEDVARLLAPNSGIIRNRAKVEAAIHNARVFLEVQDAHGSFARWLWRFVDGKPEVHAFAREEDVPATTPLAKRVSREMRSLGFRFVGPVMVYAYLQAVGVVLDHVVACFRYEPLRALAESLRHDVW
- the trxA gene encoding thioredoxin, giving the protein MATMTLTDANFRQAIQGDKPVLVDFWAAWCGPCRMMAPVLEEFAEAHADKVTVAKLNVDENPETTSQFGIMSIPTLILFKGGRPVKQLIGYQPKEQLEAQLADVLQ
- the msrA gene encoding peptide-methionine (S)-S-oxide reductase MsrA: MTSEAQQDASLERATFAGGCFWCMVKPFDTWPGVVSVVSGYTGGHVPNPTYEQVCSGTTGHVEAVQITYDPRQITYQQLLDIFWRQIDPTDPGGQFYDRGPSYKTAIFYHTEEQRRLAEASKAALEASGRFQKPIVTEIRPAGPFYPAEEYHQDFYRKQPLHYERYRRASGRDAFIAAHWERE
- a CDS encoding ABC transporter ATP-binding protein, with protein sequence MAILSVSNVTWIRNGRTILDDVSFEIREGEHWGLVGLNGSGKTSLLQIITGYQWPTRGRVSVLGRPYGRVDIREVRRNIGWVSYALLQRVEQDAGTDTALNVIASGAFSSIGLWERPTQAHWERARALARQFGIEHLANSSFHSLSQGEKQRVLISRALMAKPSLLILDEPCTALDVRAREELLTSLNAMAKAPDAPALLYVTHHIDEMIPAITHVLALDAGRVAACGDKKAVLTDDVLSRIFHVPVHTVWQGHRAFLTVLSPGAEAAERVIPAPSARQ